A region of Carassius gibelio isolate Cgi1373 ecotype wild population from Czech Republic chromosome B11, carGib1.2-hapl.c, whole genome shotgun sequence DNA encodes the following proteins:
- the snrpe gene encoding small nuclear ribonucleoprotein E → MAYRGQGQKVQKVMVQPINLIFRYLQNRSRIQVWLYEQVNMRIEGCIIGFDEYMNLVLDDAEEVHMKTKNRKPLGRIMLKGDNITLLQSVSN, encoded by the exons ATGGCGTACAGAGGACAAGGACAGAAGGTTCAGAAGGTCATGGTGCAGCCCATT AACCTTATTTTCAGGTATCTACAGAAT CGTTCTCGAATCCAGGTTTGGCTTTATGAACAGGTCAACATGCGGATAGAAGGCTGCATCATT GGATTTGATGAGTATATGAACTTGGTTTTGGATGATGCAGAGGAGGTTCACATGAAGACCAAGAACAGGAAGCCTCTGG GGCGGATTATGTTGAAAGGAGACAACATCACATTGCTGCAGAGTGTGTCCAATTGA